A genomic region of Alligator mississippiensis isolate rAllMis1 chromosome 4, rAllMis1, whole genome shotgun sequence contains the following coding sequences:
- the ATF4 gene encoding LOW QUALITY PROTEIN: cyclic AMP-dependent transcription factor ATF-4 (The sequence of the model RefSeq protein was modified relative to this genomic sequence to represent the inferred CDS: inserted 2 bases in 2 codons): MSLLINEMLLGDLLXPFSQSCLVAEESLGFXDDYLEVAEPLSSHGFSSDKAKAVSFNWLAVDSLGSATDNSQEDAFSGMEWMVEKMDLKEFDFDALLGIDDMEATVSPDELMATLEDTCDLFDPPTQEIHGKEPPLVSDPIAHLPESPNAKDQVAPFTPLSLPLSPGSLTSTPDHSFSLELGSEVDVLEGDGKPETPTNKVVPKCEREEESPSDNDSGICMSPESYPGTPQHSPTMPESPNNSQFPTVPVCQSVRSKPYDHPVEKVVSVKVKGEKKTDKKLKKMEQNKTAATRYRQKKRAEQEALSGECRELEQKNQTLKEKADSLSKEIQYLKDLIEEVRKAKGKRARVPE, translated from the exons ATGAGCCTCTTGATCAACGAGATGCTGTTGGGGGATTTAT TCCCCTTCAGCCAGTCGTGCTTGGTGGCTGAGGAAAGCCTGGGAT CAGATGACTACCTGGAGGTGGCCGAGCCCCTCAGTTCGCATGGGTTCTCCAGCGACAAGGCTAAGGCAGTCTCCTTCAATTGGCTGGCTGTGGACAGTTTAGGCAGTGCCACAGATAACAGCCAGG AGGATGCCTTCTCAGGCATGGAGTGGATGGTGGAGAAGATGGATCTGAAGGAATTTGACTTCGATGCATTGTTAGGTATTGATGACATGGAAGCCACCGTCTCACCAGATGAGCTCATGGCCACGTTGGAAGACACGTGTGACCTATTTGACCCTCCCACCCAAGAAATTCACGGCAAAGAGCCTCCACTGGTATCTGACCCAATTGCTCATCTCCCTGAATCTCCAAATGCAAAAGATCAGGTGGCCCCATTCactcccctttctctccctctctccccagggTCTCTGACCTCCACTCCAGACCATTCCTTTAGTTTAGAGCTAGGCAGTGAAGTGGATGTCCTGGAAGGAGATGGAAAACCAGAAACCCCTACCAACAAGGTGGTCCCCAAGTGTGAAAGAGAGGAGGAATCCCCCTCTGATAATGATAGTGGAATATGCATGAGCCCAGAGTCCTATCCAGGAACACCCCAACACAGCCCCACCATGCCTGAGTCCCCCAACaacagccagtttcccacagtCCCTGTTTGTCAATCTGTGCGGTCCAAACCATATGATCATCCTGTAGAAAAGGTAGTGTCAGTCAAGgtgaagggagaaaagaaaacgGATAAGAAGTTGAAGAAGATGGAGCAGAATAAGACGGCTGCAACACGTTACCGGCAGAAGAAAAGGGCTGAACAGGAGGCCCTATCTGGGGAGTGCAGAGAGCTGGAGCAGAAGAATCAGACCCTGAAAGAGAAAGCAGATTCTCTGAGCAAGGAAATCCAGTATTTGAAAGATTTGATTGAAGAGGTCCGCAAAGCCAAGGGCAAAAGAGCTAGAGTCCCAGAGTAG